The sequence below is a genomic window from Penaeus monodon isolate SGIC_2016 chromosome 14, NSTDA_Pmon_1, whole genome shotgun sequence.
CAGGCTACACAGGACTTCTGACCAGGCTAGTAAAGTTACCAACATGAAGATTAGAAATGTAACCTTGCATCaccaaattaaatataatttttttttttttcagtcatgaCATTCCAATTGAAAATATGacatatctggaaaaaaaaaaaaaaaatcaatgatactTACCCCACTACATGGACCATTACAAGCTTTGTTGCACTTTTCACAAAGAATCTTACTCTCATCTTTATAGGCCTGATAATATCCATATGTACAAGAGTCACACATCTCTCCACCATATCCTGGATTACAGGAACAGTCACCACTGCCCTTCCTAGTTCCTGCAccctataataaaaagaaaatatataagagtACTCCATAACACTTTGCATGTCATTACAAacataatttctttttgtttctttttgagaAATATTCAAAAGAAATTTTCTGAACACAAATAACAGTTCCTCTTACCTTACACTTTCCATTACCTCCACATGGGTTCTCTATGCCACCTTTGCATGGTAAACACTGAGGCCCAAAGTGGTTTGGTGGGCAACAGACTCGAAGAGTACTGATGCACAGCCATGTATGTAACTCTGGCTCATTCTCCTGTTCACGGAACCACCAGTCTTCAAGCAGGTGTTCGTGTTCTTCTGCATTAGCTTCACACTGGATATGAAACAAGATGTTTGATCTATCACCTAGGAACTTGTTAATCAACATGGTAACTTTATCATCACACAAGGTGGCATGAAATCAGAAGATAATCTAATGATGACAGGAAAAACTTTCAGTGCAGTCAAGTAAATGTTTGTCTGGCTCATAGCTGCAAGCACGTGACCTCATCCCAGGgtcaaaacacaaataaatatcatGTGATAGCACTTTATCTATCACTGTAGAGTTAGTGACAAACCATGCCTGGTAGGCTAAATTTACCATGCTaaatatgcagatatatgcacacattttaataaaaattttcacaATGATTCAAAGTAAGCATAAAAAAGCTAAAGttataaaagggaagaaaggtgagaagagaggagagaggagagaggagagaggagagaagagggaagaggagaggagaggatggaggagagaggagagaagaagagaggagaagtgaggaggaaaggagttgaggagagagagaagagtagatgaaatgagatgaggtgagatgaaatgaaatgaaatgagaggaaagagaggcatggaaaggagagagtgaggcaaCGAGACTGGAGAGTGAggcaaggagaaaagaggagagagagctggggagaaagaagagaggagaggaatgaagaaaaagaaagtaaacaaatagatgagaacagaagaggaatgggaagaaaaatggagaaaaggagggaaatgagaaaagaagagaatagctcagaggaacaagagaagaggaaagaaaacaagtgagagaagaggacaggagagagagaatcgcCAAATATTCCCACCTGTTTCTGCCCTCTTTCAACATCTTTACAcagtttttcttgtatttcaatTAATCGCACTTCAGACTTTTTGtatgatttcattttttcttcttcccacgcAGAGTCACCACCCTCAAACTTTCCACGGGCAGTTGATTCCATTCCCTATGGAAAAAAACATGATGTTAAGTAAATCCAATGGAACTCAGGCTGTCAAACAAACATTCTTATAAATCTAATATCATTAGCAATAACAAATCATTTAAGTTCATATGATGCCACTAACAGCAATGTTCAACTGAATATGATACAaaacatttgtaaagaaaaaagggaggaacaaACAATCATGAAAATACCTGCTTTTTGAAAGTAATACCATGCTTCacatttttttacttactttcttAAAAGAATCTGTAAGAACTCTGCAGGCTGCACATGGAGGTAACTTtgcatttttttgattttctttattgcttttgGCTGAATCTTTGTTACCGCCAACTTCCCCAACTGCCACAACTGATATGCAACTCAGTGTTATGGCTAGTAAAACTAAAAATTCTCTTCTGCATAATCTCCGCATTctgaaaagatatatacataaagtagtTAAATAGATTTGCGCATCGATgcacacccaaaaacaataaaagtggtTGATatctaacatataaataaacacaacttATCTTGTAAATTAAAACCCATTTACAGCAGGCTACTTAATCTAAATATAGAAGAACAACAATCTGTATCAGATAATGTAGAATGAAACTAAAATTAAGCAAGTAAGATTACCTATACTGTAAAATAGGAATGGCCatttagataatctatatatttaacaTCATTTCACCTACTCACCATCTCTGTCAGACTTAATTTTCTTTTAGAAGCACCTGCCTACCAGAATATCAAGTACTGTACAGAGATGAAGAATGCAAAACTGTATTATCTGCTTAGCATATTAAAAAAGATGACTCATATCTAATTTCATTAGAGCaatataacctaacctagacATTTCTAATTCACTaggcttctttcttttttgtctctcatttCCTCAAGTATAATTTATTCtgagaaattttcctttttactatcTTCTCATGATTCCAAATGATCCTCACTTCTTTTTGTAACTGTATAATCTATAACAAATTCACATTTTCTAACTATTACAGTGAACTTTATTAAATTTGGTATCAATGGACTCCCATCAATGCCTACTAACCATATATAGCAGAAACAGTCAGCAGAATTAATAACTGAGCACAATATGAATGTCCAAGAACCCCAAAAACTAAGAATTAAGCACAAGGAATGTTTCCCTCTGCCTAAGACAAGTCATAATGTTATGTGTGAAGGggggtggtatgtatatatagtgaatTCAAGTgctctggaatttaaaaaaaatattcaggtgAATAAATGTTCAgctaaatgggtttttaaaaatataattagagctgtcttaaatataaaaaaagtttgggaaagatGTCCAACTCGAATGAAGACGCTGGTGATGTGCTTAGGAAAACAAACGAGGCGGGCAAAACTGGcctttttatgtacatattactTGCTTCTGAAAATATACAAACACCCATTGATAAGAGGGTAATTActctaaaaagaagaatataataatcaAAGCGTTGCCATCACCTTAACCCTCGACAGGAATTATTGAGTTTTACAACAGGGCATTAAGCGTGGAGTGAAATTATTCTACAACACGTACACAGAAATCTCTTCTTTCGATTTTAAAGATGTAAACAACGTTAAACAGATAAAACCGTacggaaataaacaaataaaaaaatactggaTAGGTTTTAAAACCATGAATAGCTAATATTCTGTTTGGTCTAAAGCATTAAAAAGTAAAGCAATTCCACAGTTAGGAAGATCTAGAACTTGAAAGTTAGCTTTGCTTCCCGAGCTTCATGCCTCTCAGACANNNNNNNNNNNNNNNNNNNNNNNNNNNNNNNNNNNNNNNNNNNNNNNNNNNNNNNNNNNNNNNNNNNNNNNNNNNNNNNNNNNNNNNNNNNNNNNNNNNNTTTTATACATCTGTCACATCTCATGCTTGTTGACGTTATGTATGGTACATATTCTACATCTGTCACTGTGAGCTCTCTTTATCAAGAAATACTAAggtttaacccaatcaccccggatttatgttctgtcccttgtaggtttttgtgaattttattacatacagatggctccacatgtgctcagcctccaaggagtctatcagtaggccctactgactgatcttgatttccccattccttgaattggcgggaaaatgcgtttttccttttaatacaattgatatcaatactgttattattgttattgatgttatgattattaaagtattattaaaatcttgttaacatttaagacaatgaaataatgcaaaagatcctttccaaaagtca
It includes:
- the LOC119580985 gene encoding cysteine-rich with EGF-like domain protein 2 (The sequence of the model RefSeq protein was modified relative to this genomic sequence to represent the inferred CDS: added 338 bases not found in genome assembly) encodes the protein MRRLCRREFLVLLAITLSCISVVAVGEVGGNKDSAKSNKENQKNAKLPPCAACRVLTDSFKKGMESTARGKFEGGDSAWEEEKMKSYKKSEVRLIEIQEKLCKDVERGQKQCEANAEEHEHLLEDWWFREQENEPELHTWLCISTLRVCCPPNHFGPQCLPCKGGIENPCGGNGKCKGAGTRKGSGDCSCNPGYGGEMCDSCTYGYYQAYKDESKILCEKCNKACNGPCSGPGQKSCVACKEGWIMDTEHGCLDINECLLDKTPCKRNQFCVNNEGSYTCLECDKACDGCTGDGPDMCEKCAEGYIKEKDMCVDNGAKERDKHMTFARYVTYAGLTIATCIILQKNTCIAAIVGVSVAIYISFSEYYLKDTSAPSLIPQLPLSSMFPGAEMSE